In a genomic window of Micrococcaceae bacterium Sec5.7:
- a CDS encoding helix-turn-helix transcriptional regulator: MYEDPKPPTPTERRSTFFAALTGRKGAEVSGKSTNIVGMLQTLFPKEGKIDTRRAAERLGVSQRTVQRWAKGEQKPKADNLAALNKRARQAATTKAGRAAAVKSQLHGKLARQGAKITIRGHQGVPGTSAYGDTYTRFRSATLKMTPEQMHDLYIAYAEHGDTGLHDFLEQQYSENYGAGQWNMDFISNIDLNEI, encoded by the coding sequence GTGTACGAAGATCCCAAACCACCCACACCCACCGAGCGGCGCAGCACCTTCTTCGCTGCCCTTACCGGACGGAAAGGCGCAGAAGTCTCGGGTAAATCCACCAACATCGTGGGGATGCTCCAGACGCTGTTCCCCAAAGAAGGAAAGATCGATACCCGCCGTGCTGCCGAACGTCTGGGAGTCAGCCAGCGGACGGTGCAGCGCTGGGCGAAAGGCGAGCAGAAGCCGAAAGCTGACAACCTTGCCGCGCTGAACAAGCGCGCACGGCAGGCTGCCACCACAAAGGCCGGCCGTGCCGCTGCCGTTAAGAGCCAGCTGCACGGCAAACTGGCCCGGCAGGGCGCGAAAATCACCATCCGCGGCCATCAGGGCGTACCTGGTACCAGCGCTTACGGAGATACCTACACTCGTTTCCGGTCAGCAACACTGAAGATGACGCCAGAGCAAATGCACGATCTCTACATCGCCTACGCCGAGCACGGAGACACCGGGCTCCACGATTTCCTCGAGCAGCAATACAGTGAAAATTACGGTGCGGGCCAATGGAATATGGACTTCATCAGCAACATCGACCTCAACGAGATCTAG